The following DNA comes from Streptomyces sp. NBC_00690.
GAGTGCTGGGACGTGCTGACCGAAGCCGGCATAGCCGAGCGGGTCGTACCCGTCTCGTACATGAACTCCTCGGCCGACATCAAGGCGTTCACCGGCAAGCACGGTGGCACCATCTGCACCTCGTCCAACGCCAAGCGTGCGCTGGACTGGGCGTTCGAGCAGGGCGAGCAGGTCCTCTTCCTGCCCGACCAGCACCTGGGCCGCAACACCGCCGTACGGGACATGGGCATGTCCCTCGACGACTGCGTCCTCTATAACCCGCACAAGCCCAACGGCGGACTGACCGTCGAGCAGTTGCGCTCGGCGAAGATGATCCTGTGGCGCGGCCACTGCTCGGTGCACGGCCGGTTCTCGCTGGATTCCGTACGGGAGGTCCGGGAGCGGATTCCGGGCGTCAATGTGCTGGTCCACCCCGAGTGCAAGCACGAGGTCGTGTCGGCGGCGGACTACGTCGGTTCGACCGAGTACATCATCAACACGCTCGACGCCGCCCCGGCCGGCTCCAAGTGGGCCATCGGCACCGAACTGAACCTGGTCCGCCGGGTTGCCCAGGCCCACCCGGACAAGGAGATCGCCTTCCTCGATCGAACCGTCTGCTTCTGCTCGACGATGAACCGCATCGACCTGCCCCATCTGGTGTGGACGTTGGAGTCCCTGGCCGAGGGCACCCTCGTCAACCAGATCCAGGTGGACAGCGAGACAGAGAGTTTCGCCAAGCTGGCCCTGGAACGGATGCTGACCCTTCCGTAGCGGGCGGACAAAGCGTGGTGCCCCGGTCGTCGATGACGGCCGGGGCACTGTGTTCTCCCGTTGTTCCCCAGGTGCGAAACGGCCCACCCGGTCCGGGTTCCTCTCGGGACCGCGGACCGGGTGGGCCGTCAGGGGTGCTGGGATCAGACGTTGACCGGGCTCGGCTCCTCGCTCTGCGCGCCCTCGTCCTCGGCCGTTGCCTCGCCGGACTTCTCCGCACGCTTCGCAGCCCGCTTGGCGGCACGGCGCTCCTTGCGGAGCTCGACCATCGCGTACAGCGTCGGTACGAGCAGCAGGGTCAGCAGCGTCGAGGTGAGCAGCCCGCCGATGACCACGATGGCCAGCGGCTTGGCGATGAAGCCGCCCTCGCCCGTGACGCCGAGCGCCATCGGCAGCAGGGCGAAGATCGTCGCCAGTGCGGTCATCAGGATCGGGCGCAGCCGGTGTCGACCGCCCTCGATGACCGCCTCGACCACGCCGAGGCCCTGGGAACGGTACTGATTGATCAGGTCGATCAGCACGATCGCGTTGGTGACCACGATGCCGATCAGCATCAACATACCGATCATCGCCGGCACGCCCATCGGCGTACCGGTGAGGAGCAGCAGTCCGATCGCGCCGGTTGCCGCGAACGGAACGGAGACCAGCAGGATCAGCGGCTGGATCAGCGAACGGAACGCCGCCACCAGGAGCATGAACACGATCGCAATCGCCGCGAGCATCGCCAGGGCCAAGGAGGCGAACGCGTCGTCCTGGTCCTCGGAGACCCCTCCGATGGAGGCGGTGGCGCCCTCCGGCAGATCCAGGGAGTTCAGCTTGGTCTGGAGCTCGGAGCTGACGGCGCCGGTGTTGTCACCGGTCGGCTTGGCCGTGATCGTCGCGGCGCGCGAGCCGTCGATGCGGGTCATGGAGACCGGCCCCGGCACCAGCTTGACATCGGCGATGGTGCCGAGCTTGACCGCGCCCAGTGGCAGGTTCTGGAGTTCGGCGAGGGTCTTCGCGGGCCGGGCGGAGGTGATGACCACGTCCCGCTCGGTGTCGTCGATGATCGCCTTGCCGGACGGGGTGCCGCGCACTGCCTGGGCGACGGCCATTCCGAGGGTGGCGTCGTTGAATCCCGCCTCGGCCGCCTTGGCGTTCGCCTTCACGGAGATCCGCGGGATGGACTGGGCCAGGTCGCTCTGGACGTCGGTGACGTCGTCGAGGCCGGCGATCTCCTTGCGGACGGACTCGGCCGCCGTCTTGAGCGTGTCCGGGTTGGCCGCCTTCACCACGACACTCAGGTCCTGGCTGCCGAAGCCGTCGCCCGCCGCGATGGTCGTGTCGCCGACGCCGTCGAGCTTGGCCAGTTCCGCATCGATGCGGTCCCGGACCTTCTCGTAGTCTCCGGCGTCCTTGAGGGTCATCTGATAGGACGCCTGGTTGGAGCCCGTGCCCCCGCCGAAGGCCGCCATAAATCCGGAAGAACCCACCGTGACCTGGTAGTTCTTCAGTTCGTCAAGACCGGAGAGTACCTGCTCGACCTTCTTGGCGGCAGCGTCGGACGCCTCCAGGCTGGTGCCTGGCGGCAGCTCCTGCTTGATCGACATGACCTCCTGTTCGCCCTGGTCGAAGAAGTTGGTCTTCAGCAGACCGCCCATGCCGAGGGTGGCGAACAGGACGACGACCGCGATGCCGATGCTGGTCAGGCGGCGGCGCGTGGCGAAGCGCAGGACGGGTACGTACATCCGCTGGAGCCGGCTGCGCTCCTCCTTCTCCTCGGCGATCCGACGGGCCTCGTCGGCGCCCAGTCCCCGTACGGCCTTGGGCGCGCGCAGGAACCAGAACGACAGCACCGGTACGACGGTGAGTGACACCAGCAGCGAGGCGAGCAGTGCCGCGGTGACGGTGAGGGAGAACGAGCCGAACAGCTCGCCGACCATGCCGCCGACCAGACCGATCGGCAGGAACACGGCGACGGTCGTCAGCGTGGACGCGGTGACCGCTCCCGCGACCTCCTTGACTGCGTTGACGATCGCGCTCTCGCGCTCCTCGCCGTAGCCGAGGTGACGCTTGATGTTCTCCAGGACCACGATCGAGTCGTCGACGACCCGGCCGATGGCAATGGTGAGCGCGCCCAACGTGAGCATGTTGAGGGAGAGGTCACGGGTCCACAGCACGATCAGCGCGAGGACCACGGACAGCGGGATGGAAACGGCCGTGACCAGGGTGGAGCGCACCGAGGCCAGGAAGACCAGGATCACGATCACCGCGAAGAGCAGTCCCAGTGCTCCTTCGGTGGTGAGTCCGGAAATCGCCTTGGAGACCGCGGGTCCCTGGTCGGAGACCACGGACAGCTCGGCCCCCGAGCCGAGGTCTTTGCGCAGCTCGGGCAGCTTGTCCGTGACCGCTTCGGAGATGGCGACGGCGCTGCCGTCGTTGTCCATGGTGGCGAGGACGGCCAGGCTGGGCTTTCCGTTGGTCCGGGTGAGGGAGACCGCGGTGGCGGGCGTCTGCTGGACGGTGGCGACATCAGCGAGACGCACCGGCTTGCCCTTGGCGGGCGCCGGGGGCGCGATCCGCAGTTCCTGGATCTGCTGGACGCTGGTGAAGCCGCCGCCGACCTGGACCGTGCGGCTCTTGCCGGCCTCGCTGAACGAGCCGGCGGGGACGGTGGCGCCGCCGGCGGTGAGCGCCTCGGCGAGGACGGCCGCATTCAGACCGGCCGCGGCCAGCTTGGCACCGTCGGGCGTGACGGAGATCTGGAGGTCCTGGACGCCGTCGATGGTGACCTGTCCGACGCCCTCGATGTCCTCCAGTGCGGGGACGACCGTGCGCTCCAGTTGGTCGGCGAGCGTCTGCTGGTCCTTGTCCGAGGTGACCGCGAGGACGACGGTCGGGATGTCGTCGGTCGAGCCGGCGATGACCTGGGGATCGACGGTGTCGGGGAGTTGTGCCCTGGCTCGGTTGACCGCCTGCTGCACATCGGCGACGAGTTGCTTGGTGCCGTCCCCGTACTCGAAGCTGGCCATGATCACGGCGTTGCCTTCGCTCGCCGTGGAGGTGATGCCCTTGATGCCGTCGACCATCTCCAGGGAGCTTTCGAGCGGCTCAACGACCTGCTTCTCGACGACGTCCGGGGACGCGCCCTCGTAGGGGGCGAGCACCGACACCATGGGCAGTTCGATGGAGGGCAGCAACTGCTGTTTGAGCTGGGGTATGGCAATCGCGCCGAAGACGATCGCAACGATCGACATCAGCCCGACCAGCGCACGTTGCTTCAGGCTGAACTGAGACAGCCAGGACATGGGGACTCTCTTCTGTGGCTCGCGGCAGGCAAGGAGCGGAGGGTTCGCCGGGGGCGGACGTGCGGACACGGACCGCCAGAACCCCGCTAATACCATCCGTCATCGAATCGGCCCGACTGTCGGCCCCAGGTCCCGTTTCTTTATCTGGGGCATACCGCAGTTGGAGTATGCCGGGGAGCCCGATCACTCCACCCTTGGACGTACCAGTCCGGACTCGTACGCGGTGACCACCAGCTGGGCCCGATCGCGCGCACCGAGCTTGGCCATCGCCCGATTCACATGGGTCTTGACGGTCAGGGGGCTCACCTGGAGGCGTTCGGCGATCTCATCGTTGGTGTACCCCCCGGCCACGAGGACGAGCACCTCGCGCTCCCGGCTGGTGAGCGCGCCCAGCCGCTCGGAGTAGCTCTCGGACTCCTGGGTGTCCATGTCGCCGCCCTGGGCCAGGAACTTGGCGATCAGGCCCTTGGTCGCGACCGGTGAGAGCAGGGCGTCGCCCGCCGCGGCTATCCGGATCGCATTGAGCAACTCATCGGGCTCGGCCCCCTTGCCGAGGAAGCCGGACGCCCCGGCTCGCAGCGACTGGACCACGTACTCGTCCACTTCGAAGGTCGTCAGCATCACCACCCGCACCTCGGCGAGCTCGGGATCCGCGCTGATCATGCGAGTGGCGGCCAGTCCGTCGGTGCCGGGCATCCGGATGTCCATCAGGACGACGTCGGCACGCGTGGAACGGGCGAGAGCGACCGCCTCCGCTCCGTCCGCGGCCTCGCCGACGACCTCCATATCGGGCTCCGAGTCCACCAGCACGCGAAACGCACTGCGCAGGAGCGTCTGGTCATCGGCGAGCAGCACCCTGATCGTCATCTGTTCTCCCCCGTACGAGCCGTGAGGGGCAGTATCGCCTGCACTCGGAAACCGCCTCCGTATCGGGGGCCCGCGCTGAGCCGGCCGCCGAGCGCGGTGACCCGCTCACGCATCCCGAGCAGGCCGTGGCCGCCTCCCCCGGACTCGGAGTCCGAAGGGTCTGCGGCCGGGGGCAGCGGCCCGCCGGGATGGTCCGCGCAACCCGCCGGGCAGAGCTCCGGCGCCTTTCCGTTGTCCAGGACCGTGACCTCCAGGGTGGCGCCGACCCGGATCACGCTGACCTCGGCCGTCGCTTCCCGGCCGGCGTGCTTCTGCACATTGGTCAACGCCTCCTGGATGATCCGATACGCGGCAAGATCAACGGCGGACGGCGGACGCGCACCGTCGTCCGCGCGGGCCACCTCGACCGGCAGACCGGCCTGCCGGAAGGTGGTGACGAGGGCGTCGAGGACGGCGAGGCCGGGTGCCGGCTCGGTGGGGGCTTCGGGGTCGCCCGACTGCCGGAGCAGACCGACCGTGGCGCGGAGTTCATTGAGCGCGGAACGGCTTGCCTCCCGTACGTGCGCGAGTGCCTCCTTCGCCTGGTCGGGGCGTCGGTCCATCACATGGGCTGCCACTCCCGCCTGCACATTGACCAGGGCGATGTGGTGGGCGACCACATCATGGAGGTCACGGGCGATCCGAAGCCGCTCCTCGGCCACCCGACGGCGGGCCTCCTCCTCGCGGGTGCGTTCGGCGCGTTCGGCGCGTTCCCTGATGGCGTCGACGAACGCGCGGCGGCTGCGGACCGCGTCCCCCGCGGCGGCGGCCATGCCGGTCCAGGCGAAGATGCCCAGGTTCTCCTGGGTGTACCAAGGGGTCGAGCCGAAGAACATGGCGGTGCCGGTGAGCACGGTCATCGCGAGGAGCCCGACCCGCCAGGTGGTGGGCCGATCGGTACGGGAGCCGACGGTGTACAGGGCGATCACCGCGCTCATCACCACCGGAGCGGCAGGATCACCGATGATCAACTCGGTGACGGAGAGCAACCCGGTGAAGAGCAGTACGCCCATCGGCCTGCTGCGGCGAAAGACGAGCGCGGCCGAGACCAGGGCGATCAACACCACGCTGCGCAACTCGGGGGTGCGGGCGCCGAACTCGGGCCCGTGCTCGCCGTACGGCTCGGCGAAGGATCCGATCACCATGCAGATCAGCACCGTCACGGCCAGCGACCCGTCGAGCGCCAACGGGTGCTCGCGGAGCCAGCGCTGGGTGCGGGCGAAGCCGGAGGCGAGTGAGGTCACGCCAGGAACGGTACGGCGTGACCCTGCGGGCGGGTAAGGCGCTTCCTCCTGCTCGTCCTGCTCGCCGACCACCATCTCGGGTGTGGCCATGCTCCCCGAACCGTGCGGGAAGGGCTTGGATCTTGCGGGAAGGCAGCAGGGTGGCCTGCGCAGCGGCCGGGAGGGGGTCGGAAGCAGGGCTGCGGTCAGCCCCGGGAGACCGGAAACCGGGCGCTGCTCAGCCAGGAGCCTCGGAACCGGGTGCAGTCAGCCGGAAACCCCGGCAACCGCGTGTGGTCAGCCGGGGAGTCCGGGGAGCAATCCGTCGTCGCCGAGCATCGCCCGCACGTCCTCCAACGTCGCGTCCGCTGCCGGAAGGATCAGCTCTGATGGCTCCAGGGCATCGTCCGGCAGGGGCTCACCGAGGGCGTGCACACGCTCCAGGAGCGCGGCGAGAGTCCGGCGGAAACCGGGACCGTCACCCCGCTCCATCTCGGCGAGCAGCTCGTCGTCGAGCTTGTTCAGTTCGGCGAAGTGGGTGTCAGCCAGCTTCACCTGGCCCTCCCCCATGATCCGTACGATCATGACGAGCCCCTACTGGTCGATGTCACTCGGACAGGTGCTGAGCGGTGCTGGGGTGCCTGACCGGGACCTCTCGGTCCCGCTCGGGTTCTGCCTCGGCTCTGATCAGTTCTTGTTCAGTTCTTGTCAAAGTTGGGCTTGTTGGTGTGCTGGCCGGGAGCGTCCTGCGGGGCCCCCTTGTTCCCTTCGATGGCCTGCTGCGAGGAGCTGCTGCCACCCGCCAGCTCGGCCTTCATCCGCTGGAGCTCCAGCTCTACATCCGTACCACCGGAGATGCGGTCCAGCTCGGCGGCGATGTCGTCCTTCGCCATGCCGGACGGGTCGTCCAGCGCACCGGAAGCGAGCAGCTCGTCGATGGCCCCGGCCCTGGCCTGGAGCTGCGCGGTCTTGTCCTCGGCCCGCTGAATGGCCAGGCCGACATCGCCCATCTCCTCCGAAATACCGGAGAACGCCTCGCCGATCCGCGTCTGCGCCTGAGCGGCGGTGTAGGTCGCCTTGATCGTTTCCTTCTTGGTGCGGAAGGCGTCCACCTTCGCCTGAAGGCGCTGAGCCGCCAGGGTGAGCTTCTCCTCTTCACCCTGGAGGGTCTGGTGCTGCACTTCCAGGTCGCTGATCTGCTGCTGCAATGCGGCCCGGCGGGAGAGCGCCTCACGCGCCAGGTCCTCGCGGCCCAGTGCCAGCGCCTTGCGGCCCTGGTCCTCCAGCTTGGAGGACTGGCCTTGGAGCTGATTCACCTGCAGTTCGAGGCGCTTGCGTGACGTGGCCACATCGGCGACGCCCCGACGCACCTTCTGCAACAGCTCCAGTTGCTTCTGATATGAGTAATCCAGGGTTTCGCGCGGGTCTTCGGCCCGATCCAGGGCCTTATTTGCCTTCGCGCGGAAGATCATCCCCATACGCTTCATGACACCGCTCATGGGCTTCGCGCGCCCCCTTCTGACGGACTCCGGCTCCAGCACTCCAACAGAACCCACAGTACGGGCCCTACATCCATTACCGCACTGTTCGAGCGTGGATGCGCTCATCCCCAAGGACGACTGCGGACAGCTTCCGATCCGGCGCAGGGAGTAGACGACCGTCAGGGAAACCTCAGGAGCCTCAGCGGGAACTCCACGCAATGTGCGTTCTGCCCCTTCTGCCCCCTACAGACGCTTGGTGTTGCCGGATCGTTCCCCTCCGGCGTTGGGTCCATGCCTGCCACCCCGTACCCTTGGGCTTTGTGTTCCGTAGCCGTGCCAAGACAGAGAAGGCCCCCACCGATCAGGTGACGGCGGACCTCTCCAAGCAGACCCGCGATCCCGAGGCCCCCAAGGGCCGCCCCACGCCCAAGCGCAGTGAGGCCCAGAGTCAGCGTCGCCGCGCCTCAAGCGCGCCGGCGGACCGCAAGGAGGGCATGAAGCGTGCGCGTGAGGCACGCCGTTCCGATCTGGCCCGTCAGCGCGAGGCCCTCGCCAGCGGTGACGAGCGGTACCTGCCCGCTCGTGACAAGGGCCCGGTGCGACGGTTCGTCCGCGACTTCGTCGACTCGCGCTTCTGCATCGCCGAATTCTTCCTGCCGATCGCCGTCCTGATCCTCATCATGAGCCTCATCCAGAACCGTCAGATGCAGAACATCGCGCTGCTGGTCTGGTTGGGTGTCATCGTCATGATCGTCGTGGACTCGATCGGGCTCGCCATTCGACTGAAGAAGCAGTTGCGCGAGCGCTACCCGGACGAGCCGAAGCGTGGCGCAGTCGCCTACGGCCTGATGCGTACGCTCCAACTGCGGCGACTTCGCCTGCCGAAGCCGCAGGTCAAGCGCGGAGAGCGACCCTGAGCAGCCAGGCCCTCGAAGGCACGGCGACCGTGCCCGGAGGGCCTGAGGGGCAGATTCAGCCGATCACGCCCGCCCCCGTACTGCGGGGTGGGCTGAAGGAGACCGTCCGCCAGGAGTTGGTGGCCCGCCAACTCGATGAGCAGATGGCCGCCCGCTACCCCGTGGGGCAGCGGCTGCGGATACTCGACGTCGGCATGGGCAGGGGCGTCCAGGCGCTCCGGCTGGCCCGGGCGGGCCACACCATCACCGGACTGGAATCCGACGCCGGCCTCCTGCGGGCCGCACAGGAATCGCTGGCGACCGAACCCGCCGGCATCCGGGAACGCGTCCGGTTCATCGAAGGCGCCTGCCGCGAGACCGGCGTCCACTTCCTGCCCGGCAGCTTCGACGTGGTCCTGTGCCATGGCGTACTGATGTCCGAACAGGAACCGGACGCGATGCTCGCCGGCCTCGCCCGGATGCTGGCTCCCGGCGGACTGCTCTCCCTCCTCGTCCGCAACGGGGACGCGCTCGCCCTCGCCCCCGGACTGAACGGGGACTGGGACGGGACGCTGGCCGCCTTCGACGCGGACATCTGGACCGACCGCGGCGGGATCGTGGAGCGGACCGACCGGCTCCACGCACTGACCGCTGCGCTGGCGGGCATCGCTGCCCCCCTGCACGCCTGGTACGGCGTGCAGGTGTTCACCGACCGGGGAGCGGACACCGAGATCCCCGCGGCCACCGCCCTGGAACGCCTCCTGGCCGCCGAGGACCGCGCAGGCCGCACCGACCCCTATCGCCAGGTCGCGGCACTGCTGCACCTGTGCGGGGTACGGGGCTGACGCCCGCGCCGGAACGGCTAGTACTTCCGGCCAGTCAGGCGCGGGCGGAGATTTCGCGTCATCGTAGGGGTGAGCACCGCTAAATCCACCCCGCGCCCCGCCGGCCCCGGCTCCACCGGAACGAGCGAAAACG
Coding sequences within:
- a CDS encoding efflux RND transporter permease subunit codes for the protein MSWLSQFSLKQRALVGLMSIVAIVFGAIAIPQLKQQLLPSIELPMVSVLAPYEGASPDVVEKQVVEPLESSLEMVDGIKGITSTASEGNAVIMASFEYGDGTKQLVADVQQAVNRARAQLPDTVDPQVIAGSTDDIPTVVLAVTSDKDQQTLADQLERTVVPALEDIEGVGQVTIDGVQDLQISVTPDGAKLAAAGLNAAVLAEALTAGGATVPAGSFSEAGKSRTVQVGGGFTSVQQIQELRIAPPAPAKGKPVRLADVATVQQTPATAVSLTRTNGKPSLAVLATMDNDGSAVAISEAVTDKLPELRKDLGSGAELSVVSDQGPAVSKAISGLTTEGALGLLFAVIVILVFLASVRSTLVTAVSIPLSVVLALIVLWTRDLSLNMLTLGALTIAIGRVVDDSIVVLENIKRHLGYGEERESAIVNAVKEVAGAVTASTLTTVAVFLPIGLVGGMVGELFGSFSLTVTAALLASLLVSLTVVPVLSFWFLRAPKAVRGLGADEARRIAEEKEERSRLQRMYVPVLRFATRRRLTSIGIAVVVLFATLGMGGLLKTNFFDQGEQEVMSIKQELPPGTSLEASDAAAKKVEQVLSGLDELKNYQVTVGSSGFMAAFGGGTGSNQASYQMTLKDAGDYEKVRDRIDAELAKLDGVGDTTIAAGDGFGSQDLSVVVKAANPDTLKTAAESVRKEIAGLDDVTDVQSDLAQSIPRISVKANAKAAEAGFNDATLGMAVAQAVRGTPSGKAIIDDTERDVVITSARPAKTLAELQNLPLGAVKLGTIADVKLVPGPVSMTRIDGSRAATITAKPTGDNTGAVSSELQTKLNSLDLPEGATASIGGVSEDQDDAFASLALAMLAAIAIVFMLLVAAFRSLIQPLILLVSVPFAATGAIGLLLLTGTPMGVPAMIGMLMLIGIVVTNAIVLIDLINQYRSQGLGVVEAVIEGGRHRLRPILMTALATIFALLPMALGVTGEGGFIAKPLAIVVIGGLLTSTLLTLLLVPTLYAMVELRKERRAAKRAAKRAEKSGEATAEDEGAQSEEPSPVNV
- a CDS encoding response regulator transcription factor, which produces MTIRVLLADDQTLLRSAFRVLVDSEPDMEVVGEAADGAEAVALARSTRADVVLMDIRMPGTDGLAATRMISADPELAEVRVVMLTTFEVDEYVVQSLRAGASGFLGKGAEPDELLNAIRIAAAGDALLSPVATKGLIAKFLAQGGDMDTQESESYSERLGALTSREREVLVLVAGGYTNDEIAERLQVSPLTVKTHVNRAMAKLGARDRAQLVVTAYESGLVRPRVE
- a CDS encoding class I SAM-dependent methyltransferase yields the protein MAARYPVGQRLRILDVGMGRGVQALRLARAGHTITGLESDAGLLRAAQESLATEPAGIRERVRFIEGACRETGVHFLPGSFDVVLCHGVLMSEQEPDAMLAGLARMLAPGGLLSLLVRNGDALALAPGLNGDWDGTLAAFDADIWTDRGGIVERTDRLHALTAALAGIAAPLHAWYGVQVFTDRGADTEIPAATALERLLAAEDRAGRTDPYRQVAALLHLCGVRG
- the pspAA gene encoding PspA-associated protein PspAA — its product is MIVRIMGEGQVKLADTHFAELNKLDDELLAEMERGDGPGFRRTLAALLERVHALGEPLPDDALEPSELILPAADATLEDVRAMLGDDGLLPGLPG
- a CDS encoding sensor histidine kinase, which translates into the protein MTSLASGFARTQRWLREHPLALDGSLAVTVLICMVIGSFAEPYGEHGPEFGARTPELRSVVLIALVSAALVFRRSRPMGVLLFTGLLSVTELIIGDPAAPVVMSAVIALYTVGSRTDRPTTWRVGLLAMTVLTGTAMFFGSTPWYTQENLGIFAWTGMAAAAGDAVRSRRAFVDAIRERAERAERTREEEARRRVAEERLRIARDLHDVVAHHIALVNVQAGVAAHVMDRRPDQAKEALAHVREASRSALNELRATVGLLRQSGDPEAPTEPAPGLAVLDALVTTFRQAGLPVEVARADDGARPPSAVDLAAYRIIQEALTNVQKHAGREATAEVSVIRVGATLEVTVLDNGKAPELCPAGCADHPGGPLPPAADPSDSESGGGGHGLLGMRERVTALGGRLSAGPRYGGGFRVQAILPLTARTGENR
- a CDS encoding PspA/IM30 family protein, with product MSGVMKRMGMIFRAKANKALDRAEDPRETLDYSYQKQLELLQKVRRGVADVATSRKRLELQVNQLQGQSSKLEDQGRKALALGREDLAREALSRRAALQQQISDLEVQHQTLQGEEEKLTLAAQRLQAKVDAFRTKKETIKATYTAAQAQTRIGEAFSGISEEMGDVGLAIQRAEDKTAQLQARAGAIDELLASGALDDPSGMAKDDIAAELDRISGGTDVELELQRMKAELAGGSSSSQQAIEGNKGAPQDAPGQHTNKPNFDKN
- the nadA gene encoding quinolinate synthase NadA, yielding MTTAPPRTESLDVQPTPLALLLLGREADPRSERGVECPGDLPSPSDPDLVERARAAKEKLGEKVFVLGHHYQRDEVIQFADVTGDSFKLAREAAARPDAEYIVFCGVHFMAESADILTSVDQKVVLPDLAAGCSMADMATAEQVAECWDVLTEAGIAERVVPVSYMNSSADIKAFTGKHGGTICTSSNAKRALDWAFEQGEQVLFLPDQHLGRNTAVRDMGMSLDDCVLYNPHKPNGGLTVEQLRSAKMILWRGHCSVHGRFSLDSVREVRERIPGVNVLVHPECKHEVVSAADYVGSTEYIINTLDAAPAGSKWAIGTELNLVRRVAQAHPDKEIAFLDRTVCFCSTMNRIDLPHLVWTLESLAEGTLVNQIQVDSETESFAKLALERMLTLP
- a CDS encoding DUF3043 domain-containing protein, coding for MFRSRAKTEKAPTDQVTADLSKQTRDPEAPKGRPTPKRSEAQSQRRRASSAPADRKEGMKRAREARRSDLARQREALASGDERYLPARDKGPVRRFVRDFVDSRFCIAEFFLPIAVLILIMSLIQNRQMQNIALLVWLGVIVMIVVDSIGLAIRLKKQLRERYPDEPKRGAVAYGLMRTLQLRRLRLPKPQVKRGERP